The following are encoded together in the Thermoplasmata archaeon genome:
- a CDS encoding AGE family epimerase/isomerase, which translates to VPHFEKMLYDNAGLLSNYVHAWQLTGAPLFRETAEGILAWVDEVLSDRAKGGYYTSQDADVGLEDDGDYFTWTLDEAQHALPAEEARVLALRYDIGEKGEMHHDPKRNVLYLAATPEEIAQELSMPPDRVNALLASGKARLKAARDRRTPPAVDRTIYASWNGMMVSAALEAAMAFGRDDVTAFALKTLKRLWKTLWTPDQGMWHALGDEKRKVHGLIEDHVFMVEACLAAHTATGDVAWQRRAEEAMAYALTHFWDSKNPGFTDLAEDVRETAELSLREIRRRPLDDSPYAGANAVAALCLQRLYALTGNDDYRLHHDEIVTGFAGEAARYGPIFCGTYFLAAELWLHPRAEIVLLGPRDEPRAQRLAAVARETYAPGKTILVADDKESYVPDAVEHMRKTAEARAGPVAFVCQGTTCSPPTADPDRLRALLRGIP; encoded by the coding sequence CGTCCCCCACTTCGAGAAGATGCTGTACGACAACGCGGGCCTCCTCAGCAACTACGTCCATGCGTGGCAGCTCACGGGGGCGCCGCTGTTCCGTGAGACCGCGGAGGGCATCCTCGCCTGGGTCGACGAGGTCCTCTCGGACCGCGCGAAGGGCGGGTACTACACGAGCCAGGACGCCGACGTCGGCCTCGAGGACGACGGCGACTACTTCACGTGGACCTTGGACGAAGCCCAGCACGCCCTACCCGCGGAGGAGGCGCGGGTCCTAGCCCTCCGCTACGACATCGGGGAGAAGGGCGAGATGCACCACGACCCGAAGCGGAACGTCCTCTACTTGGCCGCGACGCCCGAAGAGATCGCACAAGAACTGTCGATGCCTCCGGATCGGGTGAACGCCCTTCTCGCCAGCGGGAAGGCGCGCCTGAAGGCCGCGCGGGACCGGCGAACCCCGCCCGCCGTCGATCGGACGATCTACGCGTCCTGGAACGGCATGATGGTCTCGGCGGCCCTCGAGGCGGCGATGGCTTTCGGCCGCGATGACGTGACGGCCTTCGCCCTCAAGACCCTGAAGCGACTTTGGAAGACGCTTTGGACGCCGGACCAAGGGATGTGGCATGCACTGGGGGACGAGAAACGCAAGGTTCACGGGCTGATCGAAGACCACGTCTTCATGGTCGAGGCCTGCCTCGCGGCGCACACCGCGACCGGCGACGTCGCGTGGCAGCGCCGGGCCGAGGAGGCCATGGCGTACGCGCTCACGCATTTCTGGGACTCGAAGAACCCCGGCTTCACGGACCTGGCCGAAGACGTCCGCGAGACCGCGGAACTCAGTCTGCGTGAAATCCGCCGTCGCCCCCTGGACGATTCCCCGTACGCCGGGGCGAACGCCGTGGCCGCACTTTGCCTGCAGCGCCTCTACGCGCTGACGGGGAACGATGACTACCGACTCCACCACGACGAAATCGTGACCGGCTTCGCAGGAGAGGCAGCCCGGTACGGCCCCATCTTCTGCGGCACGTACTTCCTGGCCGCCGAGCTCTGGCTGCATCCGAGGGCGGAGATTGTCCTCCTGGGGCCACGGGACGAGCCGCGGGCGCAGCGGCTTGCGGCGGTGGCGCGCGAGACCTACGCGCCCGGGAAGACCATCCTGGTTGCCGACGACAAGGAATCGTACGTCCCCGATGCGGT